From Deltaproteobacteria bacterium, one genomic window encodes:
- the secG gene encoding preprotein translocase subunit SecG — protein MIGAVLLQVGKGASIGSTFGGSSSSSQTIFGSAGPATMLAKITYACAATFMVTSLALTYMSGKDRTRSIMDEVPAATAPVAPPETPSTQPTPAE, from the coding sequence ATGATAGGGGCCGTGCTCCTGCAGGTCGGGAAAGGGGCTTCCATAGGCTCCACCTTCGGCGGCTCGTCCTCCTCGTCCCAGACCATATTCGGGAGCGCGGGGCCCGCGACCATGCTCGCCAAGATAACTTACGCGTGCGCGGCGACTTTCATGGTGACCTCGCTTGCCCTGACCTACATGTCAGGAAAAGACCGGACCAGGTCGATAATGGACGAAGTGCCGGCCGCGACCGCGCCGGTAGCCCCGCCAGAGACGCCTTCTACACAGCCGACGCCGGCAGAGTAG
- a CDS encoding tetratricopeptide repeat protein, whose translation MSNPYSIFDKAERKRSLSRFLEAIPLYLEARRLAGLDDELKSACYFSLGDTYRMVGEFTKSGRCYAESRKLLLALGDEERALDAMVGLGLSLRATGEVKESLAIFNRALKAYEKLGDRAGAAFTLWARAGALRLKGDLKAAISGFKEARKGFTRLKDKSGVGYCLTGLGGASRVSGDYKASYRYYSEANALFRELRDTFGIAYSYCGIANSMRMNGDFKGSLKFFKKARENYKKIGDKVSYAYTLWGEGTALQMLGKDREALKDFEEARSLFKETKDRRGLIYCLISIGELDFMKDPKKGMRAFSTALKRAEALGLGVESRYAKSLMETGRKEPGAIPLNLA comes from the coding sequence ATGAGCAACCCGTATTCCATATTCGACAAGGCGGAGCGGAAAAGGTCTCTCTCCAGGTTCCTGGAGGCCATCCCACTGTATCTCGAGGCCAGGAGGCTGGCCGGGCTCGACGACGAGCTCAAGAGCGCATGCTACTTCTCCCTCGGCGACACCTATAGGATGGTCGGCGAGTTCACAAAATCGGGGAGGTGCTATGCCGAGTCGCGGAAGCTCCTCCTTGCCCTCGGGGACGAGGAAAGGGCTCTGGATGCGATGGTGGGGCTTGGCCTGAGCCTTCGCGCAACGGGCGAGGTGAAAGAGTCGCTTGCCATATTCAACAGGGCGCTCAAGGCCTACGAGAAACTTGGCGACAGGGCAGGGGCCGCGTTCACGCTCTGGGCAAGGGCAGGGGCGCTCCGCTTAAAGGGCGACCTCAAGGCCGCGATCTCCGGCTTCAAGGAGGCCAGAAAGGGATTTACGCGCCTCAAGGACAAGAGCGGGGTCGGCTACTGCCTTACCGGTCTCGGCGGGGCTTCGAGGGTATCGGGCGACTACAAGGCATCATACAGGTACTATAGCGAGGCGAACGCCCTTTTCAGAGAGCTCAGGGATACCTTCGGGATTGCCTACTCTTACTGCGGGATAGCCAATTCCATGCGCATGAACGGGGACTTCAAGGGGTCGCTAAAGTTCTTCAAGAAGGCCAGGGAGAACTATAAAAAGATCGGCGACAAGGTGAGCTATGCCTACACGCTATGGGGCGAGGGAACAGCCCTACAGATGCTCGGAAAAGACAGGGAAGCGCTTAAGGATTTCGAGGAGGCCCGGTCGCTATTCAAGGAAACGAAGGACAGGAGGGGGCTTATCTATTGCCTCATCTCCATAGGAGAGCTTGATTTCATGAAAGATCCCAAAAAGGGCATGCGCGCATTCAGCACTGCCCTTAAGAGGGCCGAAGCCCTCGGCCTCGGGGTGGAGTCGCGCTACGCCAAATCACTTATGGAGACCGGAAGGAAGGAGCCGGGGGCAATACCCCTTAACCTTGCGTAG
- a CDS encoding phosphoglycerate kinase: MNQGLKYIDEINLRGKRVLIRVDFNVPLDENQNIREDTRIRGVLPTINYALDENAKVILASHLGRPKGKRVPEMSLSPVAKRLGRLLEKDVAMAPDSAGEDTKKMVDAMNPGDVLLLENLRFHPEEEKNDQGFGKKLAELADVYINDAFAMAHRAHASNVAITKFVKEAGAGFLMKKELTYFSMALEKPTRPLVAIIGGKKVSDKVGVLLSLCDRVDKLIIGGGMALTFFKALGYEVGSSFAEEDALDTAREVIEKARQKHIKLFMPVDFVVADKFAADAETKVVTYQEIPRDWMALDIGPATVTLFTEAIQNAKTIVWNGPMGVFEIDAFSRGTFAMVSSVASTYAMTIVGGGDTDVAVHRAGEYAKMSYISTGGGAFLELLKGADLPGIAALRQKKEKPKAAN; the protein is encoded by the coding sequence TTGAACCAGGGGCTCAAATACATAGACGAGATTAATCTCAGGGGCAAAAGGGTCCTCATCAGGGTGGACTTCAACGTCCCTCTCGACGAGAACCAGAATATAAGGGAAGACACCAGGATACGGGGCGTCCTCCCCACCATAAACTATGCCCTCGACGAGAACGCAAAGGTAATACTCGCCTCCCATCTCGGCCGCCCCAAGGGGAAGAGGGTCCCGGAAATGAGCCTTTCGCCGGTGGCCAAGAGGCTCGGCAGGCTTCTTGAGAAGGACGTGGCAATGGCCCCGGACAGCGCGGGCGAAGACACGAAGAAGATGGTGGACGCGATGAACCCCGGGGACGTCCTCCTTCTTGAAAACCTCAGGTTCCATCCCGAGGAGGAGAAAAACGACCAGGGATTCGGCAAGAAACTCGCCGAGCTTGCGGACGTCTACATAAACGACGCATTCGCCATGGCCCACAGGGCTCACGCCTCCAACGTGGCCATAACCAAATTCGTAAAAGAGGCCGGGGCCGGGTTCCTCATGAAAAAGGAGCTCACCTATTTCAGCATGGCCCTTGAAAAGCCCACTAGGCCGCTCGTCGCTATAATAGGCGGGAAAAAGGTCTCGGACAAGGTCGGGGTCCTCCTTTCCCTTTGCGACAGGGTCGATAAGCTCATAATCGGCGGCGGGATGGCGCTTACGTTTTTCAAGGCGCTCGGATACGAGGTCGGGAGCTCTTTCGCCGAGGAAGACGCCCTGGATACCGCCAGGGAGGTCATAGAAAAAGCCCGCCAGAAACATATAAAGCTTTTCATGCCGGTGGATTTCGTCGTGGCCGACAAATTCGCGGCCGATGCGGAGACCAAGGTCGTCACCTATCAGGAGATACCCAGGGACTGGATGGCGCTGGACATAGGCCCGGCCACGGTGACCCTCTTTACGGAAGCCATACAGAACGCGAAGACCATAGTCTGGAACGGCCCTATGGGAGTATTCGAGATAGACGCCTTCAGCCGCGGCACCTTTGCGATGGTATCGAGCGTTGCAAGCACCTATGCCATGACCATAGTAGGCGGGGGCGATACCGATGTCGCCGTGCACAGGGCCGGGGAGTACGCCAAGATGAGCTACATATCGACCGGCGGCGGCGCGTTCCTTGAGCTCCTCAAAGGGGCCGACCTCCCGGGCATAGCGGCGCTCAGGCAGAAGAAGGAAAAACCCAAGGCAGCAAACTGA
- the tpiA gene encoding triose-phosphate isomerase — protein sequence MLPLIAGNWKMNMDIDQGAALVFRLRDLLRGVQSAEVVIAPPFTSIHHLNHLLADSNIRLAGQNLFWEKNGAYTGEISGEMLSSAGCKYVIIGHSERRQLFGENDETVNRKVFAAMRHGLKPIVCVGETLDEREAGKTLSRVRTQVSGALSGLAGSAMKEVTIAYEPVWAIGTGKTAKSQEAEEVHNSIRELLHELYDRESVRNVRIIYGGSVKPNNIDELMAQPNIDGALVGGASLKAEDFARIVKFLPL from the coding sequence ATGCTGCCGCTAATTGCCGGAAACTGGAAGATGAACATGGACATAGACCAGGGAGCCGCCCTGGTCTTCAGGCTCCGCGATCTCCTTAGGGGCGTCCAGTCGGCTGAGGTCGTAATAGCCCCTCCCTTCACCTCGATCCATCATCTAAATCACCTCCTTGCGGATAGCAATATCAGGCTTGCGGGCCAGAACCTCTTCTGGGAAAAGAACGGGGCCTACACTGGAGAGATATCGGGCGAGATGCTATCATCCGCTGGATGCAAGTACGTGATAATCGGCCACTCCGAGCGCAGGCAGCTCTTCGGCGAGAACGACGAGACCGTAAACAGGAAGGTCTTTGCCGCCATGAGGCACGGCCTTAAGCCCATCGTGTGCGTGGGCGAAACGCTCGATGAGCGGGAGGCCGGAAAGACCCTCTCAAGGGTAAGGACGCAGGTCTCCGGGGCGCTTTCGGGGCTTGCGGGCTCCGCTATGAAGGAGGTCACGATAGCCTATGAGCCGGTCTGGGCCATCGGCACCGGGAAGACCGCAAAGTCCCAGGAGGCAGAGGAGGTGCATAACTCCATACGCGAGCTCCTCCATGAGCTTTACGACCGCGAATCGGTCCGTAATGTCCGCATAATCTATGGCGGGTCCGTAAAGCCTAACAATATTGACGAGCTCATGGCCCAGCCGAACATCGACGGCGCGCTCGTGGGGGGCGCAAGCCTCAAGGCCGAGGATTTCGCCCGGATAGTCAAGTTTCTGCCGCTCTGA
- a CDS encoding acyltransferase family protein: MVNDSGGAGRKDYLVWPDVLKISAVYAVIVIHTAAPYLLLQDGGHFYRWWAGNIYDSISRWCIPVFVMLSGFFLIEKHRDDRLKDFFLRRFSRVFVPLVIWSFIYFLWRIYANNEDLSLSSFFPMLIKEPVYYHLWFMYLVLGLYILTPIIGLYAKGTRARHLWYYLAIWVVLASGLTFIESWSGVKTYASPGTGNSAFNFIGYFVLGWMLKDLKLTPLRKSLFLLLFLFGLFITAYGTYIATVIKNNGRFSGIFYEYSSFSVLLMSVSIFLLAKGLRLSFLSGNPGYFRRLIRLTAACVPGIYLVHAIFIAVAKRGLLGFRFTPDLMDPFIGIPVFALGIFLASLLVVLVIKGLPLIKHAVPAVLVFFTLFSPGLYAAEEPGLIEKDEFKTLTRLAKTPLRDMPEIDAWEKTVPEVSVVSIESSHDWTSQPALFYDSGSMRKKPLLIVLHSWSEDYLQSFGIPYGLWAVRNDWVFIQPDFRGAFTNPLSTASESAVNDILDTLAYAAKNARIDESRVYLAGFSGGGMAALLMAGRFPDKWAGVVSWGAVYDLPDWYTHTKNATHDYSSQISSSCGGPPLPDTPHEAECRRRSPSTYLENARGKVPVYIAVGSEDSFVPPAHSLRAFNDLADEQDRFSEDEIEHISKRHTLPSGFRGAYSDRLFEDAGITFLYERKSGNAVLKIYKGSHDVVYNAGLAWLAGQKK, encoded by the coding sequence ATGGTCAATGACAGCGGAGGCGCGGGAAGAAAAGACTACCTCGTCTGGCCGGACGTACTTAAGATAAGCGCGGTTTACGCGGTCATCGTTATACACACAGCAGCCCCCTACCTGCTCCTTCAGGACGGAGGGCATTTCTACCGCTGGTGGGCCGGCAACATCTACGATTCGATTTCAAGGTGGTGCATCCCCGTCTTTGTCATGCTTAGCGGTTTTTTTCTCATAGAGAAGCACCGGGATGATAGGCTCAAGGATTTTTTCTTGAGAAGGTTTTCAAGGGTCTTTGTCCCTTTAGTGATATGGAGCTTCATCTACTTTCTATGGAGGATATACGCGAATAATGAAGACCTCTCCTTATCGTCTTTTTTCCCCATGCTCATTAAGGAGCCCGTCTATTACCACCTGTGGTTCATGTACCTCGTATTAGGGCTCTACATCCTTACCCCGATAATCGGCCTTTACGCCAAGGGCACGCGTGCGCGCCACCTCTGGTACTACCTGGCCATTTGGGTTGTGCTCGCTTCCGGCCTTACTTTCATCGAGTCCTGGTCCGGGGTCAAGACCTATGCCTCTCCGGGCACCGGAAATTCAGCATTCAACTTCATCGGGTATTTCGTGCTGGGATGGATGCTCAAGGACCTCAAGCTAACGCCCTTGAGAAAATCCCTCTTCCTCCTGCTTTTTCTTTTCGGCCTTTTCATAACCGCCTACGGCACGTATATCGCGACTGTTATAAAAAACAACGGCCGGTTCAGCGGCATATTTTACGAGTACTCGAGCTTTAGCGTCCTTCTAATGTCAGTCTCCATATTCCTTCTTGCGAAGGGCCTCCGGCTTTCATTCCTCTCCGGCAATCCCGGTTATTTCAGACGGCTCATCCGCCTGACCGCGGCCTGCGTGCCCGGCATCTATCTCGTGCACGCCATCTTCATCGCCGTTGCCAAAAGGGGGCTGCTCGGTTTCAGGTTCACGCCGGACCTGATGGACCCCTTCATAGGCATCCCGGTATTCGCTTTGGGCATATTCCTCGCATCCCTCCTGGTGGTCCTTGTCATCAAGGGCCTGCCTCTCATTAAACACGCGGTCCCTGCGGTACTCGTTTTTTTCACACTCTTTAGCCCTGGCCTTTACGCGGCGGAAGAACCGGGCCTTATCGAAAAGGACGAATTCAAGACCCTGACCCGGCTTGCTAAAACGCCTCTCAGGGACATGCCCGAAATCGACGCATGGGAAAAAACCGTTCCCGAAGTATCTGTCGTCTCAATCGAGTCCAGCCATGACTGGACCAGCCAGCCAGCCCTTTTCTATGATTCCGGGTCCATGCGAAAAAAACCGCTGCTCATAGTGCTCCACAGCTGGAGCGAGGACTACCTCCAGTCCTTCGGCATACCATACGGGCTCTGGGCCGTAAGGAACGACTGGGTCTTTATCCAGCCGGATTTCAGGGGAGCCTTCACAAACCCGCTCTCAACCGCATCTGAATCGGCGGTAAACGACATCCTGGACACGCTCGCGTATGCGGCAAAAAACGCCCGCATTGATGAATCTCGCGTATACCTGGCGGGCTTTTCAGGCGGCGGCATGGCAGCCCTCCTCATGGCCGGACGGTTCCCTGATAAGTGGGCTGGCGTCGTATCCTGGGGCGCTGTATACGACCTGCCGGACTGGTACACGCACACAAAAAACGCGACCCACGACTACTCGAGCCAGATATCTTCCTCCTGCGGCGGGCCGCCGCTACCCGATACACCGCACGAGGCTGAGTGCCGCAGGCGAAGCCCGAGCACTTACCTTGAAAACGCCAGGGGCAAGGTCCCGGTCTATATCGCCGTAGGATCGGAAGACAGCTTCGTGCCGCCCGCGCATTCGTTACGCGCTTTTAACGACCTCGCTGACGAGCAAGACCGTTTTTCGGAGGACGAAATAGAGCACATCTCAAAGCGGCACACGCTCCCGTCCGGTTTCAGAGGCGCATATTCAGACCGCCTTTTCGAGGACGCGGGAATCACCTTCCTCTATGAAAGGAAATCGGGCAACGCAGTCCTTAAGATATACAAGGGCAGCCACGACGTCGTCTATAACGCGGGGCTTGCCTGGCTTGCAGGGCAGAAAAAGTAG
- a CDS encoding undecaprenyl-diphosphate phosphatase, whose amino-acid sequence MDITQALVLALVQGITEFLPISSTAHLIMVPLFTGWPDQGLPFDVSLNTATWLAVVVYFRRDIIGISMGFGRSLSERSLKGNHEGALAWMAIAATVPVVLAGAFAHDIISHDLRSLEVIGWSSIIWGIVLWVADRRPGKTEIEGIGWREAVLVGFAQALALIPGTSRSGITITAGLFAGLSRTAAARFSFLLAIIVGALAGAREGVEMAGAGAATPWPALIAGFLAAFASAYLAIHYFLKLISRSSMIPFVVYRVGLGALILGYAYGLF is encoded by the coding sequence ATGGACATTACCCAGGCCCTTGTGCTCGCTTTAGTCCAGGGCATAACCGAATTCCTTCCTATATCATCTACAGCGCACCTCATCATGGTGCCGCTCTTTACCGGTTGGCCGGACCAGGGGCTCCCTTTTGACGTTTCGCTCAATACCGCGACCTGGCTCGCGGTGGTCGTGTATTTCAGGAGAGACATAATCGGCATTTCAATGGGCTTCGGCAGGAGCCTCTCGGAGCGGAGCCTTAAAGGGAACCACGAGGGCGCTCTCGCGTGGATGGCTATTGCCGCAACAGTCCCTGTCGTGCTCGCAGGGGCGTTCGCCCACGACATCATATCGCACGACCTCCGGAGCCTCGAGGTCATAGGCTGGTCCTCGATAATATGGGGGATCGTCCTCTGGGTGGCCGACAGGAGGCCGGGAAAGACCGAAATAGAAGGGATCGGCTGGAGGGAGGCCGTCCTGGTGGGCTTTGCTCAGGCGCTCGCGCTCATACCTGGCACCAGCCGCTCGGGCATCACAATTACCGCCGGACTCTTTGCGGGCCTTTCGCGGACCGCTGCCGCGCGCTTCTCGTTCCTTCTTGCGATCATCGTGGGCGCGCTTGCCGGGGCCCGTGAAGGCGTCGAGATGGCAGGCGCCGGGGCGGCGACACCCTGGCCCGCTCTTATCGCGGGCTTCCTCGCGGCCTTTGCCTCGGCCTACCTCGCCATACATTATTTCCTAAAGCTCATCTCCCGCTCTTCCATGATCCCCTTCGTGGTATACAGGGTGGGGCTCGGCGCGCTGATACTCGGCTACGCCTACGGCTTATTCTGA
- a CDS encoding M15 family metallopeptidase codes for MVPLGFVDVQTLDPDIRVELKYASEDNFMRAAVYGGLRKAYLREEAAIKLAQANRYLKELRPELTLLVADALRPRSISRMMWARLSGSPMQRYVADPKWGSIHNYGFAVDITICDTEGKRLDMGTPIDYFGELAQPRFEERFLREGRLTEEQLSNRRLLRKVMNAAGFQGIPIEWWHFEALDKKLVRKAYQIVE; via the coding sequence TTGGTACCGCTCGGTTTCGTTGATGTGCAGACGCTCGACCCGGATATAAGAGTGGAGCTCAAGTATGCGTCCGAAGATAATTTCATGCGCGCCGCCGTGTACGGCGGCTTGAGAAAGGCCTATCTAAGGGAGGAGGCCGCTATTAAGCTCGCGCAGGCCAACAGGTACCTCAAGGAACTGCGGCCTGAGCTTACGCTCCTTGTCGCCGACGCCCTCCGGCCTCGGAGCATATCCCGAATGATGTGGGCCCGCCTTTCCGGGAGCCCCATGCAGCGCTATGTAGCCGACCCCAAGTGGGGCTCGATCCACAATTACGGCTTCGCGGTGGACATTACCATCTGCGACACGGAAGGGAAGAGGCTCGACATGGGCACCCCCATCGATTATTTCGGGGAGCTCGCGCAACCCCGCTTCGAGGAGAGATTCTTGAGGGAAGGGCGGCTTACGGAGGAACAGCTCTCGAACCGGAGGCTCCTCCGTAAGGTCATGAACGCCGCGGGTTTTCAGGGCATCCCTATAGAGTGGTGGCACTTCGAGGCGCTCGATAAGAAACTCGTCCGCAAGGCCTATCAGATAGTCGAGTAG